From Arctopsyche grandis isolate Sample6627 chromosome 12, ASM5162203v2, whole genome shotgun sequence, one genomic window encodes:
- the mRpL18 gene encoding mitochondrial ribosomal protein L18: MLRRCLSSAASASPAVSVAPVVFNRNPRNLEKLRIGYRPDGYHLDERGRSFWHKLVLEASGKHILAKVVHFENGPVIEASTAEWAIKKQLYRYADTCAHINLGRILARRCLQFGIIEMRCDIKPIAGGKVEKFLQHLENGGVRLKEEKQIKKEHPLKMTRNEKPWLVHETN; encoded by the exons ATGCTGCGTCGCTGCTTGTCGTCCGCGGCTTCTGCGAGTCCCGCCGTCTCCGTGGCCCCCGTCGTGTTCAACAGGAACCCTCGAAATTTGGAGAAGCTGCGTATCGGTTACAGACCCGACGGCTATCACCTGGACGAGAGAGGAAGGAGTTTCTGGCACAA GCTGGTACTCGAAGCTTCGGGAAAACATATTCTCGCGAAGGTTGTGCACTTTGAAAACGGACCGGTCATCGAAGCGAGTACGGCGGAATGGGCCATCAAGAAACAACTCTACAGATATGCGGACACCTGCGCTCACATTAACCTGGGGAGAATTTTAGCGCGAAGATGCTTACAGTTTGGAATAATCGAAATGAGATGCGACATTAAACCCATTGCGGGTGGCAAGGTAGAAAAATTCTTGCAGCATCTGGAAAACGGCGGAGTGCGCCTAAAAGAGGAAAAACAGATCAAGAAAGAACATCCACTGAAGATGACGAGGAATGAAAAGCCTTGGCTGGTTCACGAAACAAATTGA
- the ox gene encoding ubiquinol-cytochrome C reductase complex subunit oxen: MIATLYRAVLRRTSTFALVAVGGAFIFERTFDLMADTLYENVNRGKLWDDIKHKYE, encoded by the exons ATGATCGCCACTCTGTACCGCGCGGTTTTGCGAAGAACCTCGACGTTCGCGCTGGTGGCCGTCGGAGGCGCCTTCATCTTCGAGAGGACCTTCGATTTGATGGCCGACACGCTTTACGAAAACGTCAACCGAGGG AAACTGTGGGATGACATCAAACacaaatatgaataa